A stretch of the Acidobacteriota bacterium genome encodes the following:
- the rpsO gene encoding 30S ribosomal protein S15, which yields MSLSRDGKSDLIQSHRTHDSDTGSPEVQIAILTKRIEYLTEHFRTHAKDHHSRQGLLKMVGKRRRLLDYVKKKDLGRYQQIIGRHGLRK from the coding sequence GTGTCCCTGTCTCGCGATGGCAAGTCCGACCTGATTCAGTCCCACCGAACTCACGACAGTGACACCGGCTCACCGGAAGTCCAGATCGCGATCCTGACCAAGCGGATCGAATACCTCACCGAACATTTCCGAACCCACGCCAAGGACCATCATTCCCGCCAGGGATTGCTGAAGATGGTCGGCAAGCGGCGCCGACTTCTGGACTATGTCAAGAAGAAGGACCTGGGCCGCTACCAGCAGATCATCGGCCGTCACGGCCTGCGCAAATAG